A single Xenopus laevis strain J_2021 chromosome 3S, Xenopus_laevis_v10.1, whole genome shotgun sequence DNA region contains:
- the morf4l1.S gene encoding mortality factor 4 like 1 S homeolog isoform X1, protein MRAAPPGKKTAALQQKNVEVKTKKNKQKGPGEGSSTSEIPQPPRKKRARTDPTVESEETFMNRVEVKVKIPEELKPWLVDDWDLITRQKQLFNLPAKKSVETVLEEYATYKKSRGNTDNKEYAVNEVVAGIKEYFNVMLGTQLLYKFERPQYADILADHPDSPMSQVYGAPHLLRLFVRIGSMLSYTPLDEKSLALLLNYLHDFLKYLVKNSSTLFSASDYEVAPPEYHRKAV, encoded by the exons TAAAACAAAGAAGAATAAGCAGAAAG GCCCTGGGGAGGGCAGTAGTACCAGCGAGATTCCTCAGCCACCACGGAAAAAACGGGCAAGGACTGACCCTACTGTGGAAAGT gaggaGACTTTTATGAACAGAGTTGAAGTGAAGGTAAAGATTCCAGAAGAACTAAAACCTTGGCTTGTGGATGACTGGGATTTAATCACACGACAAAAACAG CTGTTTAATCTTCCGGCAAAGAAGAGTGTGGAAACTGTTTTGGAGGAGTATGCAACATATAAAAAATCTAGGGGAAATACGGACAACAA GGAATATGCTGTCAATGAAGTTGTGGCAGGGATCAAGGAATACTTTAATGTAATGCTTGGTACACAACTTCTGTACAAATTTGAACGTCCCCAATATGCAGACATTCTAGCAGACCACCCAGATTCCCCCATGTCTCAAGTGTATGGAGCGCCACACCTTCTGCGGCTCTTTG tccGAATTGGATCCATGTTGTCTTACACTCCCCTTGATGAAAAGAGTCTGGCACTGCTGCTGAACTATCTACATGATTTCTTAAA GTATTTAGTGAAAAATTCTTCCACGCTCTTTAGTGCCAGTGACTATGAAGTGGCCCCCCCAGAATACCACAGGAAAGCAGTATAG